GAGTTGGATGAAGACTCGCTCATTAAAGTTATTCGGGAGATGGAGGCCTCTGAGCTTGCAGCCCTGATAGATCAAATGGAGTCTGATGATGCGGTAGATATTCTTATCCTCATGCCTTCCAAAGAGCGGGAAGATGTCATTTCTTATTTGCAGGAAAAAGAAAAATCGGCCAATATCCTGGATCTTTTACGGTATGATGAATATTCTGCCGGTGGCTTGATGGCCAAGGAATTTATCAAGGCCAACCAGAATTGGAATGTAGTCCAGACCATAGAAGAAATCAGAAGGCAGGCTGAGAAAGTTGAGAAGATTTATTCTATCTATGTGGTGGATAATAAACAACACCTCTTGGGAAGAGTGTCCCTCAAAAAAATTATCCTTTCATCGTCGGACACCAAAATTTCTGACATTTATGAACCGGAATTGATTTCAGTACCTACCCATATGGACGGAGAAGAAGTGGCAGAAATCATGAGAAAGTATGATCTTGAATCTGTTCCTGTGGTCAATGCAAAAAACAAGTTGGTTGGAAGGATTACAGTAGATGACATCCTTGACCTGATAAGGGAACAGTCTGAAGAGGACATGCAGGCCATGACGGGTATTTCGGCGGATATAGAGGAATCTGATTCGGTTTTCAAAATATCAAAGGCCAGATTGCCATGGTTACTGATTGGGGTAATAGGCGGATTGATGGGCGCCCAGATTATTGGTTTCTTTGAGGATGGTTTGAGCAAATACATCGCATTGGCCTCATTCATCCCCTTGGTGGCAGCTACTGGGGGAAATGTAGGTATCCAATCCTCTTCCTTGGTGGTGCAGACATTGGCCTCCAAATCGGTTTTTAATGATACAGCATGGCAGAGGTTTATAAAGGGCTTGATGATTGCTGTGGTTAATGGGATTGTTCTAGGGACATTTGTTTTTGCAGTTGTGGTGTTTATTTATGGTTTTGAGAGTATATTTGGTTTAACCATCGGACTCGCGATGTTTTGTGTGGTGTTGTTGGCTTCCTTTATGGGAACTGTAACGCCATTGGTGTTGGATAAATTTGGTATCAATCCGGCCATAGCATCAGGTCCATTTATTACCACTGCCAATGATCTATTGGGCTTGGCAGTTTATTTTGGTGTGGCTATGACACTCCTAAAATTATAAACCATAGATGAAGGAAAATCTGAACAAAAAAAAACATTGGTACCAAGTTTCTGATGAAGGGATTCAATTTAATTCCCCAAAATCAACATTTATAGCTTGGGAAAGTATTGAAAGGGTTCAGATTTTAAATGATGTAGCTGTGAAGCGTCCCAAATTGACCTTTGGCTTTGGGCTTCTTCTAATTACTTCGGTCCTTATTCTGCTTCCTGTTCAGAAATTTAAATTTCCGGTTTTTAGTCAGCAGGCAGATGTTAGAGGAGCAATCATTATTCTTTTTATTTACTTGGTGATGATGGGTTTTGGGATTTGGTCAATCCGGCAATCATTGATTAAAAAGCCTGTTTTGAAGGTTTATTTCAAGTCCGGAGGGCATCAAATTATTGTGCTTGAACAAGGGTTTGGAACCGAATCGGCACATGATATCATTTCTCTGTTAACCAAAAGTCTTGGGTCAAACAGGGTGGTTTTCTGTAAAGAAGCAGCCTGATTGGCAAAAAATAAATTCCTGATTATGTTTCAAAGTTTTGATCAATTCCGGAAGGTGCTCATTATTGATGAAATGCACCTTTCAATCATTCCTTTATTAGAAGCGGAGGGTTTTATGGTGGATTATAGGCCTGAAATCAAAAGACCTGAAATTTTGGCCATCATCCATGGATACATTGGACTTATAATCCGTTCAAAAACACCTATAGATAGGGAATTGCTTGAAAAGGCAGAGAACCTGAAATTTATTGGGAGGGCGGGGGCCGGATTGGATAAAATTGATCTGAAGTATTTGGAAGAAAGAAACATCAGACTCTTTCATGCGGCAGAAGGAAATAGGGATGCGGTAGGAGAACATGCCTTAGGTGGGCTATTGGCTTTATTCAACAATATCAGTAGATCGGATAGGGAAGTAAGAAAGGGGATTTGGAACAGGGAGGAAAACAGGGGAGAGGAATTGCAGGGAAAAACTGTCGGTATTTTGGGATATGGGAATATGGGCTCGGCCTTTGCTAAAAAATTGATAGGCTTTGATGTTCGCATCATTGCCTATGACAGGTATAAAACCAAGTTTGGGAATGAATTTGTGGAGGAAGTTGATTTTGAAACTTTGACAGAGCAAGCAGATATCTTGAGTCTTCATGTTCCGCTCACCCAAGAGACGAAAGGATTTTTAACTTATGAAGTACTCCGAAAATTTAGAAAACCTATTTATTTGATCAATACTGCGAGAGGGGAGATCATTTCTTTTTCCACTTTGAATAAGGCTTTTGATGAGGGGATTTTGAAAGGAGCAGTTTTGGATGTATTGGAAAATGAAAAATTCGATTCTTTCACTGAGGATCAGAAAAAAGAATTTGAGCGACTGGCCTCAAGGGAAAATATTTTGTTTAGCCCTCATATTGCAGGCTGGACCTTTCAGTCTTATGAAAAGATCAACAGAGTATTGATAGAGAAAATCAAATACAGTGATTTAAGCTGGGATTGAACTTGGGTTGAAATTTCTTTTTTGGGCAAATATTGCTTTCTGAAATTGATTTGATTACCTTTGTTTTAACAACATAGCAATTATGATAGAAGAAACGGTTCCTCGAAGCGGGACCGTTTCTTCTATTTTTCATAGGCACATATAATTTTAAAACCATGGGAAAAATACAGTATTACACTGAAGAAGGATTAAGGAAACTGAAAGAGGAGCTTCAGGAACTGAAGACCAAAGGACGTGCGGATATCGCCAAGCAGATTGCTGAAGCAAGGGATAAAGGTGATCTTAGCGAAAATGCAGAGTATGACGCAGCGAAGGATGCGCAAGGTTTGCTGGAACTTAAAATTGCCAAACTGGAAGAAGTTGTAGGAAACGCCAGGGTAATGGATAATTCTAAACTCGACAGTTCCAAGGTAGGGATATTAAGTACCGTGAAAATCAAAAATGTCAAGAATGGAATGACCGTAACCTATACCTTGGTTTCGGAAGAGGAGGCGGATCTGAAAGCCGGCAAAATCTCTTTGGCATCTCCATTCGGTAAAGGGCTTTTGGGCAAATCAGTGGGTGATGTAGCCCAAATCAATGCACCTGCAGGAACCTTGGAGTTTGAGGTATTGGATATTACCTATTAATTCTTTTGTCCCGATGGATTCTCCTTCGGGATTTTTTATTTTTACCCCATGGCAACAATTTTCACAAAAATCATCAATAGAGAAATTCCTGCCTATATTGTGGCAGAGGATGAAAACTATATCGCATTTCTGGATATCATGCCTTTAGCTAAAGGCCATGTCTTGGTGGTCCCGAAAGTGGAGGTGGACTATATTTTTGACCTTGAAGATGAAGTATTGGCTGGACTCCATGTTTTCGCTAAAAAGGTAGCCCGGGCAATGGACAAAACCATCAAGTGTACCAGAATCGGGGTTGCTGTCATTGGGCTGGAGGTGCCCCACGTGCACGTTCATTTGATTCCCTTGAGGAGTATGGATGATATCAACTTTTCAAGGCCCAAACTCAGGCTCTCCCCTGAGGAAATGTCGGAGATTGCGGAAAAAATCCAAAAGGGATTTGATTGATTCCAATATTTGCTTCGCAATTTTCCAAAAAGTTGAATTAGCTGGCTGATTTTTCAGACATCCAAGATTCAACCATTTGTCATTTTATTTCACAGGTCCAATGCAAACGTTTTCCATATTCGGTGAAATTGGATAATTTGCCGGTCTCTAATTTTATTAAACCTATTTAAAACCCAAAAATTATGTCTAAGACTTATTTCCCGGGAATTGATAAGATTCAATTTGAAGGAAAGGGATCAAAAAACCCATTTGCCTTTAAGTTCTACAATCCTGATCAGGTGGTTGCAGGTAAAACCATGAAGGAGCATTTTAAATTTGCGATTGCTTATTGGCATTCCTTCTGTGGTAATGGAAGTGATCCTTTTGGACCAGGAACAATCAAAAGAGCCTGGGATGAAAACCCCGACCCCATACAAAGGGCAAAAGATAAAATGGATGCAGCCTTTGAATTCATTACCAAAATCGGTGCCCCGTATTATTGTTTTCACGATGTGGATTTGATCGATGAAGGTCCAAGTCTAGCCGATTATGAAAAAAGGATGCAAATCATCACCGATTATGCCAAAGAAAAGCAGGCAGAAACAGGTGTGAAACTTTTGTGGGGTACAGCTAATGTTTTCAGTAATCCAAGGTATATGAACGGTGCCTCTACGAATCCTGACTTTAATGTAGTGGCATGGGCAGGCACACAGGTGAAAAACGCGATAGACGCTACCATAAAGTTGGGCGGTGAGAATTATGTGTTCTGGGGTGGAAGGGAAGGTTATATGTCCCTTCTCAATACAGATATGAAGAGAGAAACTGAGCATTTGGCAAGGTTCCTAACCATGGCACGTGACTATGCCAGAAAAAATGGTTTCAAAGGTACCTTCTTTATTGAACCTAAGCCAATGGAGCCAACCAAGCATCAATATGATTATGATTCGGCTACCGTTATTGGGTTCCTAAGGCATTTTGGATTGGATAAAGATTTCAAATTGAACATTGAAGTTAACCATGCCACCTTAGCCGGCCATACCTTCCAGCACGAACTTCAGGTAGCTGCAGATGCAGGAATGTTAGGTTCTATTGATGCCAATAGAGGGGATTACCAAAACGGTTGGGATACCGATCAATTTGCATTGAATCTCCAGGAATTGACAGAATCGATGTTGGTGATCCTTCAAAGTGGAGGACTTCAGGGTGGAGGTGTCAACTTTGACGCCAAAGTTAGAAGAAATTCAACGGATCTTGAAGATCTTTTCCTGGCCCACATAGGTTCTATGGATGCATTTGCCAGGGCTTTGTTGATTGCCGATAGAATTCTTACAGAATCCGCCTACCTTGACCTGAGAAAGCAACGCTATGCTTCATTTGATTCCGGCAAAGGAAAGGAATTCGAAGAGGGAAAATTGACCTTGGAAGATTTAAGAGCACATGCTGTCGCTGTAGGTGAGCCTAAGCAGATCAGCGGTAAACAAGAGCTTTATGAGAATATCCTGAATGAGTTTATTTAATTGCGGATATCGAAAGTCGGATTTCGAAAGGACCAGCAGGGGAAACTCTGCTGGTTTTTTTAACTTAACTTGTTAAATCATTCTTTCTGATAACCTGATTTTTATGGAGTTTATCCTTGTAGTTTTTTGAATTGTAAGATGAGGATTTGTAATTTTGGTATCGATGAGTCCTGATCCTAGCCATAACCTCAACCAACTCTCTGATCATCAAGCATGGGAAATGCTGAGGTCTGGTGATGTAAAGGGGCTTGAAGTGATATACAGAATTTTCTCAGCTGAGCTTTTTAGGTTTGGAATGTCCTTGGTCCAAGACGATGCATTAGTACTGGATAGCATTCATGAATTGTTCTTGGATTTATGGAGGTATCAAAAGAATCTTTCTGAGCCAGAAAACCTTAAATTGTATCTTTTTAGATCCCTGTCAAATAAAATTAAAAGGGCAAAAAAATCTCAAGCCAAACAGCCTAAAGTTGGATTTACTGGTAAAGAAGATTTATTTTCTATAGGTTCAGCTGAAGATGAGTGGATTTCAAGACAACAAGATGAGGATTTAAAGAGGAGATTGGCCAATGGTATCGAAAACCTTCCGCTTAGACAAAAAGAGATCATCCAATACTTATTTTTTGAAAAACTGAGCTACGAAGAATGCTCCAAAATTCTGGAAATAAATCTTAGATCAGTTTATACTTTAGCCTGGAAAGCAATTAAAAGCCTGAAAAAACACTTGGGCTTCTTGTGGCTTATATGTTTACTGGAAATTCTTTTTAACTTTTTTTAAGATCGAAGGATAACTTTCAGGTCTTCTTGACTCATGTATTCAGAATAGTGAATTATGAGCAGAAGCGATTATAGCATAGAAGACTTTGTCCTCGACCCGGAATTTAGATTATGGGTCTTAAATCCCAATAACGCTAATAGAACCCTTTGGGAAGAATTTCTTCTTGAGCATCCCCATAAACAAGCAGATATCCAAAAAGCAAGGGTTTTGGTCATCAATATGTCCAGAAAAGTAAATCCT
This Cecembia calidifontis DNA region includes the following protein-coding sequences:
- a CDS encoding RNA polymerase sigma factor, whose translation is MLRSGDVKGLEVIYRIFSAELFRFGMSLVQDDALVLDSIHELFLDLWRYQKNLSEPENLKLYLFRSLSNKIKRAKKSQAKQPKVGFTGKEDLFSIGSAEDEWISRQQDEDLKRRLANGIENLPLRQKEIIQYLFFEKLSYEECSKILEINLRSVYTLAWKAIKSLKKHLGFLWLICLLEILFNFF
- a CDS encoding 2-hydroxyacid dehydrogenase — its product is MFQSFDQFRKVLIIDEMHLSIIPLLEAEGFMVDYRPEIKRPEILAIIHGYIGLIIRSKTPIDRELLEKAENLKFIGRAGAGLDKIDLKYLEERNIRLFHAAEGNRDAVGEHALGGLLALFNNISRSDREVRKGIWNREENRGEELQGKTVGILGYGNMGSAFAKKLIGFDVRIIAYDRYKTKFGNEFVEEVDFETLTEQADILSLHVPLTQETKGFLTYEVLRKFRKPIYLINTARGEIISFSTLNKAFDEGILKGAVLDVLENEKFDSFTEDQKKEFERLASRENILFSPHIAGWTFQSYEKINRVLIEKIKYSDLSWD
- the mgtE gene encoding magnesium transporter, whose product is MEPIKSFELSKEYLESLREGIEIQDNQFITESLEGANVADIAAILDELNLDEAIYVLRLLSPSTAADILIELDEDSLIKVIREMEASELAALIDQMESDDAVDILILMPSKEREDVISYLQEKEKSANILDLLRYDEYSAGGLMAKEFIKANQNWNVVQTIEEIRRQAEKVEKIYSIYVVDNKQHLLGRVSLKKIILSSSDTKISDIYEPELISVPTHMDGEEVAEIMRKYDLESVPVVNAKNKLVGRITVDDILDLIREQSEEDMQAMTGISADIEESDSVFKISKARLPWLLIGVIGGLMGAQIIGFFEDGLSKYIALASFIPLVAATGGNVGIQSSSLVVQTLASKSVFNDTAWQRFIKGLMIAVVNGIVLGTFVFAVVVFIYGFESIFGLTIGLAMFCVVLLASFMGTVTPLVLDKFGINPAIASGPFITTANDLLGLAVYFGVAMTLLKL
- a CDS encoding HIT family protein → MATIFTKIINREIPAYIVAEDENYIAFLDIMPLAKGHVLVVPKVEVDYIFDLEDEVLAGLHVFAKKVARAMDKTIKCTRIGVAVIGLEVPHVHVHLIPLRSMDDINFSRPKLRLSPEEMSEIAEKIQKGFD
- the xylA gene encoding xylose isomerase is translated as MSKTYFPGIDKIQFEGKGSKNPFAFKFYNPDQVVAGKTMKEHFKFAIAYWHSFCGNGSDPFGPGTIKRAWDENPDPIQRAKDKMDAAFEFITKIGAPYYCFHDVDLIDEGPSLADYEKRMQIITDYAKEKQAETGVKLLWGTANVFSNPRYMNGASTNPDFNVVAWAGTQVKNAIDATIKLGGENYVFWGGREGYMSLLNTDMKRETEHLARFLTMARDYARKNGFKGTFFIEPKPMEPTKHQYDYDSATVIGFLRHFGLDKDFKLNIEVNHATLAGHTFQHELQVAADAGMLGSIDANRGDYQNGWDTDQFALNLQELTESMLVILQSGGLQGGGVNFDAKVRRNSTDLEDLFLAHIGSMDAFARALLIADRILTESAYLDLRKQRYASFDSGKGKEFEEGKLTLEDLRAHAVAVGEPKQISGKQELYENILNEFI
- the greA gene encoding transcription elongation factor GreA, with translation MGKIQYYTEEGLRKLKEELQELKTKGRADIAKQIAEARDKGDLSENAEYDAAKDAQGLLELKIAKLEEVVGNARVMDNSKLDSSKVGILSTVKIKNVKNGMTVTYTLVSEEEADLKAGKISLASPFGKGLLGKSVGDVAQINAPAGTLEFEVLDITY